In one Streptomyces sp. T12 genomic region, the following are encoded:
- a CDS encoding phytanoyl-CoA dioxygenase family protein yields MDDEMVKRFLEDGFVKIEGAFPPRVAEHCARLLWRETGYDPQDPGTWKDPVHWVYDMAQGPFAAAVNTPVLHEAFDVLVGEDRWQSRYSLGSFPLRFPHEEEPNDAGWHIEGSYVPEGAEHPHTNVRSKDRALLMLFLFSEVTEDDAPTRIRVGSHLDVPPVLEPYGEAGASFLELGPKVAEASAHRPLAHATGRPGDVYLCHPFLVHAAQPHHGTRPRFMAQPPLMSALPHELERADGDYSPVEFAIRRGLARES; encoded by the coding sequence ATGGACGACGAGATGGTGAAGCGCTTCCTCGAGGACGGGTTCGTGAAGATCGAGGGCGCCTTTCCGCCGCGCGTCGCCGAGCACTGCGCGCGGCTGCTGTGGCGGGAGACGGGGTACGACCCGCAGGACCCGGGCACCTGGAAGGACCCCGTGCACTGGGTGTACGACATGGCGCAGGGCCCCTTCGCGGCGGCCGTCAACACGCCCGTCCTGCACGAGGCCTTCGATGTGCTGGTGGGTGAGGACCGCTGGCAGTCACGCTATTCGCTGGGCAGTTTCCCGCTGCGGTTCCCGCACGAGGAGGAACCGAACGACGCGGGCTGGCACATCGAGGGCAGTTACGTGCCCGAAGGCGCCGAGCACCCGCACACGAACGTGCGCTCGAAGGACCGTGCGCTGCTCATGCTCTTCCTGTTCAGCGAGGTCACCGAGGACGACGCCCCGACCCGCATCCGGGTCGGCTCCCATCTCGACGTACCGCCGGTCCTGGAACCGTACGGCGAGGCCGGCGCCTCCTTCCTGGAGCTCGGCCCGAAGGTCGCCGAGGCCTCCGCGCACCGCCCGCTCGCCCACGCCACCGGTCGCCCCGGCGACGTCTACCTCTGCCATCCGTTCCTGGTGCACGCGGCCCAGCCCCACCACGGCACCCGCCCCCGCTTCATGGCGCAGCCGCCGCTGATGTCGGCGCTGCCCCACGAGCTGGAGCGGGCGGACGGCGACTACTCGCCGGTGGAGTTCGCGATCCGCCGGGGCCTGGCTCGGGAGAGCTGA
- a CDS encoding glycoside hydrolase family 48 protein — protein MHPPRRRRTVRRLWTAVVAAMALPLTMLSTGSTPAQAAVVQCSVDYKTNDWGSGFTAELTITNRGTDVIDGWTLTYSYAGNQKLSNGWNGTWSQSGQSITVKDAGYNGKIATGAAVTTGAQFTYSGSNAAPTNFAINGTSCTGAHQPPITVLTSPAAGAVYSQGDAVPLAATAAAADNATISKVEFYDNTTLLGTDTTAPYSLSASSLTVGSHSLLAKAYDSLGASGESTPVGVTVASGPAVVASQTQLPVQQGKTASYDIKLSTQPSANVTVTTARASGNSGLSVTGGASLTFTPSNWNTAQQVTITAANSGTGSATFESTATGHAKASVTVTQIAATKAYDARFLELYGKITNPANGYFSPEGIPYHSVETLIVEAPDHGHETTSEAYSYLLWLQAMYGKVTGDWAKFNGAWEIMEKYMIPTHADQPTNSFYNASKPATYAPELDTPNEYPAKLDTSVSVGSDPIAGELKSAYGTDDVYGMHWLQDVDNVYSYGNSPGKCEAGPTDTGPSYINTFQRGAQESVWETVPQPTCDAFKYGGKNGYLDLFTGDASYAKQWKFTNAPDADARAVQAAYWADKWADEQGKGSQISATVAKAAKMGDYLRYAMYDKYFKKVGNCVGASSCPAGTGKDASFYLLSWYYAWGGATDTSAGWAWRIGSSHAHGGYQNPMAAYALSNYADLKPKSATGQADWAKSLERQVEFYRWLQSSEGAIAGGATNSWAGRYATPPAGKSTFYGMYYDQQPVYHDPPSNQWFGFQAWSMERVAEYYQQTGNAAAKAVLDKWVKWALSETTVNPDGTFRIPSTLQWSGQPDTWNASSPGANNGLHVTVADYTNDVGVAAAYAKTLTYYADRSGDTAAATTAKALLDGMWDNYQDDLGIAVPETRADYNRFDDGIYVPSGWTGTMPNGDAINSSSTFDSIRSFYEDDPAWSKIEAYLAGGAAPSFTYHRFWAQADIALAMGSYAELLE, from the coding sequence GTGCATCCCCCACGCAGACGCAGAACCGTACGACGGTTGTGGACAGCCGTCGTCGCAGCCATGGCGCTTCCCTTGACGATGCTGAGCACGGGCTCGACACCCGCTCAGGCCGCGGTAGTTCAGTGCAGTGTCGACTACAAGACCAATGACTGGGGTTCCGGCTTCACCGCGGAACTGACGATCACCAACCGCGGCACGGACGTCATCGACGGCTGGACCCTGACGTACAGCTACGCGGGCAACCAGAAGCTCAGCAACGGCTGGAACGGCACCTGGTCCCAGTCCGGCCAGTCGATCACGGTGAAGGACGCCGGCTACAACGGCAAGATCGCCACCGGAGCCGCGGTCACCACCGGCGCGCAGTTCACCTACAGCGGCAGCAACGCCGCCCCGACGAACTTCGCGATCAACGGCACCTCCTGCACGGGCGCCCACCAACCCCCCATCACCGTGCTGACCAGCCCGGCGGCGGGCGCCGTCTACTCGCAGGGCGACGCAGTCCCGCTCGCGGCCACCGCCGCGGCCGCGGACAACGCCACCATCAGCAAGGTGGAGTTCTACGACAACACCACGCTGCTGGGCACGGACACGACGGCCCCGTACTCGCTCTCGGCCTCAAGTTTGACCGTGGGCAGTCATTCGCTCCTCGCGAAGGCGTACGACAGCCTGGGCGCGTCCGGGGAGTCCACGCCGGTCGGCGTCACGGTCGCCTCGGGTCCCGCCGTGGTGGCCTCGCAGACCCAACTCCCGGTCCAGCAGGGCAAGACGGCGTCGTACGACATCAAGCTGTCGACGCAGCCGTCGGCCAACGTCACCGTCACCACCGCACGCGCGAGTGGCAACTCGGGCCTGTCGGTGACCGGCGGCGCCTCGCTCACCTTCACGCCCTCGAACTGGAACACCGCCCAGCAGGTGACCATCACGGCCGCCAACTCCGGCACCGGCTCGGCGACCTTCGAGTCGACGGCCACCGGGCACGCCAAGGCGTCGGTCACGGTGACCCAGATCGCGGCGACGAAGGCGTACGACGCCCGGTTCCTGGAGCTGTACGGCAAGATCACCAACCCGGCGAACGGCTACTTCTCACCCGAGGGCATCCCCTACCACTCGGTCGAGACGCTGATCGTCGAGGCTCCGGACCACGGTCACGAGACCACGTCGGAGGCGTACAGCTATCTGCTCTGGCTGCAAGCCATGTACGGCAAGGTGACGGGCGACTGGGCCAAGTTCAACGGCGCCTGGGAGATCATGGAGAAGTACATGATCCCGACCCACGCCGACCAGCCGACCAACTCCTTCTACAACGCCTCGAAGCCGGCGACCTACGCCCCCGAGCTGGACACCCCGAACGAGTACCCGGCGAAGCTCGACACGTCGGTCTCGGTCGGCTCGGACCCGATCGCGGGTGAGCTGAAGAGCGCGTACGGCACGGACGACGTCTACGGCATGCACTGGCTCCAGGACGTCGACAACGTCTACAGCTACGGGAACTCGCCGGGCAAGTGCGAGGCGGGGCCGACGGACACCGGGCCGTCGTACATCAACACCTTCCAGCGCGGCGCGCAGGAGTCGGTGTGGGAGACGGTGCCGCAGCCGACCTGCGACGCCTTCAAGTACGGCGGGAAGAACGGGTACCTGGACCTGTTCACCGGTGACGCCTCCTACGCCAAGCAGTGGAAGTTCACCAACGCCCCGGACGCCGACGCGCGTGCCGTGCAGGCCGCGTACTGGGCCGACAAGTGGGCCGACGAGCAGGGCAAGGGCAGCCAGATCTCCGCGACCGTGGCCAAGGCCGCGAAGATGGGCGACTACCTGCGCTACGCGATGTACGACAAGTACTTCAAGAAGGTCGGCAACTGTGTGGGCGCCTCGTCCTGCCCGGCGGGCACCGGCAAGGACGCCTCGTTCTACCTGCTGTCCTGGTACTACGCGTGGGGCGGCGCCACCGACACCTCGGCGGGCTGGGCCTGGCGCATCGGCTCCAGCCACGCGCACGGCGGCTACCAGAACCCGATGGCCGCGTACGCCCTGTCCAACTACGCCGACCTGAAGCCCAAGTCGGCGACGGGGCAGGCGGACTGGGCCAAGTCCCTTGAGCGGCAGGTCGAGTTCTACCGCTGGCTGCAGTCCAGCGAGGGCGCGATCGCGGGCGGTGCGACCAACAGCTGGGCGGGCCGCTACGCGACTCCGCCGGCCGGGAAGTCGACGTTCTACGGCATGTACTACGACCAGCAGCCCGTCTACCACGACCCGCCGTCCAACCAGTGGTTCGGCTTCCAGGCGTGGTCGATGGAGCGGGTCGCCGAGTACTACCAGCAGACGGGCAACGCGGCAGCGAAGGCCGTACTCGACAAGTGGGTCAAGTGGGCGCTGTCCGAGACGACCGTCAACCCGGACGGCACGTTCCGGATCCCGTCGACGCTCCAGTGGTCGGGCCAGCCCGACACCTGGAACGCGTCAAGTCCGGGCGCGAACAACGGACTTCACGTCACCGTCGCCGACTACACCAACGACGTCGGCGTGGCGGCCGCGTACGCCAAGACCCTGACGTACTACGCCGACCGCTCCGGTGACACGGCGGCCGCGACGACGGCGAAGGCCTTGCTGGACGGCATGTGGGACAACTACCAGGACGACCTCGGTATCGCCGTCCCGGAGACCCGCGCCGACTACAACCGCTTCGACGACGGGATCTACGTCCCGAGCGGCTGGACCGGCACCATGCCGAACGGCGACGCGATCAACTCGTCGTCGACCTTCGACTCGATCCGCTCGTTCTACGAGGACGACCCGGCCTGGTCGAAGATCGAGGCGTATCTCGCGGGTGGTGCGGCGCCGTCGTTCACGTATCACCGGTTCTGGGCCCAGGCGGACATCGCCTTGGCCATGGGTTCGTACGCGGAGCTTCTCGAATAG
- a CDS encoding cellulose binding domain-containing protein: protein MRRTRILTAALALAAGLLAGAPPALAAPAAKEVSIAADTYTWKNARIDGGGFVPGIVFNRKEKNLAYARTDIGGAYRWQESTKTWAPLLDSVGWDDWGHTGVVSLASDSVDPDKVYAAVGTYTNSWDPKNGAVMRSSDRGASWQKANLPFKLGGNMPGRGMGERLAVDPNTNSVLYLGAPSGKGLWRSTDSGVTWSQVANFPNVGNYAQDPSDTSGYASDNQGIVWVTFDESTGSSGNATKTIYVGVADKDNAVYRSTDAGATWSRVAGQPTGYLAHKGVLDATNGYLYLAYSDKGGPYDGGKGQLWRYATATGTWTNISPVAEADTYYGFAGLTVDRQKPGTVMATAYSSWWPDTQIFRSTDSGGTWTKAWDYTSYPNRANRYTMDVSSSPWLAWGANPSPPEQTPKLGWMTEALEIDPFNSNRMMYGTGATIYGTEDLTKWDSGSQFTIKPMVQGLEETAVNDLASPPSGAPLLSALGDIGGFRHTDLTKVPSMMFTQPNFTTTTSLDYAETNPNTVVRVGNLDSGPHIAFSTDNGANWFAGTDPSGVSEGGTVAAAADGSRFVWSPGGTGVQYATGFGNSWSAATGIPAGATVESDRVDPKVFYGFKSGKFYVSTDGGATFTASPATGLPSGDSVRFKALPGVKGDVWLAGGATDGAYGLWHSTDGGASFTKLSNVEQADAIGFGKAATGASYQTLYTSAKIGGVRGIFRSTDKGATWTRVNDDAHQWGWTGAAITGDPRVYGRVYVSTNGRGVIYGDTSDTDGGDGGGGTDPTPTPTGACAVTYKVTNQWSGGFQADVQLSNTGSSAWSGWSLGWSFAGGQQITQAWNADYTQSGSAVTAKNVGWNGNVAAGASVSFGFTGSWSGANAKPTAFKLGDQSCTVS from the coding sequence GTGCGAAGAACCCGCATCCTCACCGCCGCGCTGGCCCTCGCGGCCGGGCTGCTCGCGGGCGCGCCGCCCGCACTCGCCGCCCCTGCCGCCAAGGAGGTGTCGATCGCCGCCGACACCTACACCTGGAAGAACGCCCGTATCGACGGGGGCGGCTTTGTCCCCGGCATCGTCTTCAACCGCAAGGAGAAGAACCTCGCCTACGCGCGCACCGACATCGGCGGCGCCTACCGCTGGCAGGAGTCGACGAAGACCTGGGCGCCGCTGCTGGACTCGGTCGGCTGGGACGACTGGGGGCACACCGGTGTGGTGAGCCTGGCGTCCGACTCCGTGGACCCGGACAAGGTGTACGCGGCGGTCGGGACGTACACCAACAGCTGGGACCCGAAGAACGGCGCGGTCATGCGCTCCTCCGACCGGGGCGCGAGCTGGCAGAAGGCGAACCTGCCGTTCAAGCTGGGCGGCAACATGCCGGGCCGCGGCATGGGTGAGCGGCTGGCGGTCGACCCGAACACGAACAGCGTGCTGTATCTGGGCGCGCCCAGCGGCAAGGGGCTGTGGCGGTCGACGGACTCCGGGGTGACCTGGTCGCAGGTGGCGAACTTCCCCAACGTCGGCAACTACGCGCAGGATCCGAGCGACACGAGCGGCTACGCCAGCGACAACCAGGGCATCGTCTGGGTCACCTTCGACGAGTCCACGGGGTCGTCCGGGAACGCCACCAAGACCATCTACGTCGGGGTCGCCGACAAGGACAACGCCGTGTACCGGTCGACGGACGCGGGCGCGACCTGGTCGCGGGTCGCCGGGCAGCCGACGGGATACCTGGCCCACAAGGGTGTCCTGGACGCGACGAACGGCTACCTCTACCTCGCCTACAGCGACAAGGGCGGCCCGTACGACGGCGGCAAGGGCCAGCTGTGGCGGTACGCGACGGCGACCGGCACCTGGACGAACATCAGCCCGGTCGCCGAGGCCGACACCTACTACGGCTTCGCCGGCCTGACCGTCGACCGGCAGAAGCCCGGCACGGTGATGGCGACGGCGTACAGCTCCTGGTGGCCGGACACCCAGATCTTCCGCTCGACGGACAGCGGCGGCACCTGGACGAAGGCGTGGGACTACACGTCGTACCCCAACCGCGCCAACCGCTACACCATGGACGTCTCGTCCTCCCCGTGGCTGGCCTGGGGCGCGAACCCGTCGCCGCCCGAACAGACGCCGAAGCTGGGGTGGATGACGGAGGCGCTGGAGATCGACCCGTTCAACTCGAACCGGATGATGTACGGGACGGGTGCGACGATCTACGGCACCGAGGATCTGACGAAGTGGGACAGCGGGAGCCAGTTCACCATCAAGCCGATGGTGCAGGGCCTGGAGGAGACGGCGGTCAACGACCTCGCCTCTCCCCCGTCGGGCGCCCCGCTCCTGAGCGCGCTCGGTGACATCGGCGGCTTCCGGCACACGGACCTCACCAAGGTGCCGTCGATGATGTTCACGCAGCCGAACTTCACCACGACCACCAGCCTGGACTACGCCGAGACCAACCCCAACACCGTCGTCCGGGTCGGCAACCTGGACTCGGGCCCGCACATCGCGTTCTCGACGGACAACGGCGCCAACTGGTTCGCGGGGACCGATCCTTCGGGCGTCAGCGAGGGCGGCACGGTGGCCGCGGCGGCCGACGGCAGCCGGTTCGTGTGGAGCCCCGGCGGGACCGGCGTGCAGTACGCGACGGGCTTCGGCAACTCCTGGTCGGCCGCCACCGGCATTCCGGCCGGGGCGACAGTCGAGTCCGACCGGGTCGACCCGAAGGTCTTCTACGGCTTCAAGTCCGGGAAGTTCTACGTCAGCACGGACGGCGGCGCGACCTTCACCGCGTCCCCCGCGACCGGGCTGCCGAGCGGAGACAGCGTTCGCTTCAAGGCGCTGCCCGGGGTGAAGGGTGACGTGTGGCTGGCGGGGGGTGCGACGGACGGGGCGTACGGCCTGTGGCACTCGACGGACGGCGGCGCGAGCTTCACGAAACTCTCCAACGTCGAGCAGGCCGACGCGATCGGCTTCGGCAAGGCGGCGACGGGGGCGTCGTACCAGACGCTGTACACCAGCGCGAAGATCGGCGGCGTACGCGGCATCTTCCGGTCGACGGACAAGGGCGCGACCTGGACCCGTGTCAACGACGACGCCCACCAGTGGGGTTGGACGGGGGCGGCAATCACGGGTGACCCGCGCGTGTACGGACGCGTGTACGTCTCGACGAACGGCCGGGGCGTCATCTACGGCGACACCTCCGACACCGATGGCGGAGACGGCGGTGGCGGAACCGATCCCACACCGACGCCGACCGGCGCCTGCGCGGTGACGTACAAGGTCACCAACCAGTGGTCGGGCGGCTTCCAGGCGGACGTACAGCTGTCCAACACCGGCTCAAGCGCCTGGAGCGGCTGGTCCCTTGGCTGGTCCTTCGCGGGCGGGCAGCAGATCACGCAGGCGTGGAACGCCGACTACACCCAGTCGGGCTCGGCGGTGACCGCGAAGAACGTCGGCTGGAACGGGAATGTGGCGGCCGGTGCGTCCGTGAGCTTCGGGTTCACGGGGAGCTGGTCGGGGGCGAACGCGAAGCCGACCGCGTTCAAGCTGGGCGACCAGAGCTGCACGGTGAGTTGA
- a CDS encoding glycoside hydrolase family 75 protein, producing MHIRRLTLVAASGAALLAAGLLPASASGMSRSPSAREGSVSAADLLAKVTSCSQISNGMYRTDEGASPTIPVCGGNGAVFWTADLDIDCDGQRTDRCNEYTDPSFQPDTAFHQSDGRPLRSDTLPYVVVPGISDIWDHSAAGIEGGGVVAVIHDDQVLYAVVGDTGPRSVIGEASYAAAEALGIDPDPATGGTASGVTYILFENSRVSPIESHSAAVSLGEELAEEFIRDN from the coding sequence GTGCACATCCGAAGACTGACCCTCGTCGCGGCCTCCGGCGCCGCGCTGCTCGCCGCCGGACTGCTCCCCGCGAGCGCCTCCGGCATGTCACGATCGCCGTCCGCCCGGGAAGGCTCGGTCAGCGCGGCCGACCTGCTCGCGAAGGTGACGTCGTGTTCGCAGATCTCGAACGGCATGTACCGCACCGACGAGGGGGCCTCGCCCACCATCCCGGTGTGCGGCGGGAACGGCGCCGTCTTCTGGACGGCCGACCTGGACATCGACTGCGACGGGCAGCGCACCGACCGGTGCAACGAGTACACCGACCCCTCGTTCCAGCCCGACACCGCGTTCCACCAGTCCGACGGCCGACCGCTGCGGTCCGACACGCTGCCCTATGTCGTCGTCCCCGGCATCAGCGACATCTGGGACCACTCCGCGGCGGGCATCGAGGGCGGCGGCGTGGTCGCCGTCATCCACGACGACCAGGTGCTGTACGCCGTCGTCGGCGACACCGGTCCGCGGAGCGTCATCGGCGAGGCCTCCTACGCCGCCGCCGAGGCACTCGGCATCGACCCCGACCCGGCGACCGGCGGCACCGCCTCCGGCGTGACGTACATCCTCTTCGAGAACTCCCGCGTCTCGCCCATCGAGAGCCACAGCGCGGCGGTCTCGCTGGGCGAGGAGCTCGCGGAGGAGTTCATCCGGGACAACTGA
- a CDS encoding glycoside hydrolase family 6 protein encodes MSRTRTAMLAALALVAGASGTALAANVPQDIGTAAVPCTVDYKVQNQWDTGFTAAVTVTNQGAAKSNWSVKWSYAGNQKVTSGWNAKISQSGAAVTATNETYNGTLSTGGSVSFGFQGTYSGTNAIPATFTLDGVTCNVDGGGPTDPPDPGPTGPKVDNPYSGAKVYVNPEWSAKAAAEPGGSRIANQPTGVWLDRIAAINGVNGGMGLRDHLDEALTQKGSGELVVQLVIYNLPGRDCAALASNGELGPTELGRYKTEYIDPIAAILADPKYASLRIVTTIEIDSLPNLVTNTGSRPTATPQCDVMKANGNYQKGVGYALNKLGDAANVYNYIDAGHHGWIGWDDNFAASATVMKEAATSEGATVNDVHGFIANTANYSALKENNFTINDSVAGKSVRESKWVDWNRYVDELSFAQGFRNQLVTTGFNSGIGMLIDTSRNGWGGSARPAGPGATTDVDTYVNGGRYDRRIHVGNWCNQSGAGLGERPQANPAAGIDAYVWIKPPGESDGSSTAIPNDEGKGFDRMCDPTYTGNPRNGNSMSGSLPNAPLSGHWFSAQFQQLMQNAYPPLS; translated from the coding sequence ATGAGTCGTACCAGAACAGCGATGCTCGCCGCCCTGGCGCTGGTCGCCGGGGCCTCGGGGACCGCGCTCGCCGCGAACGTCCCCCAGGACATCGGCACGGCAGCCGTCCCCTGCACCGTCGACTACAAGGTGCAGAATCAGTGGGACACCGGCTTCACCGCCGCGGTGACGGTCACCAACCAGGGGGCCGCCAAGTCGAACTGGTCGGTGAAGTGGTCGTACGCCGGAAACCAGAAGGTCACCAGCGGCTGGAACGCGAAGATCAGCCAGAGCGGCGCGGCCGTCACCGCCACCAATGAGACCTACAACGGGACCCTGTCGACAGGCGGTTCGGTCAGCTTCGGCTTCCAGGGCACCTACAGCGGCACCAACGCGATCCCGGCCACCTTCACCCTCGACGGCGTGACCTGCAACGTCGACGGCGGCGGACCCACGGACCCCCCGGACCCCGGCCCCACCGGCCCGAAGGTCGACAACCCGTACTCCGGCGCCAAGGTGTACGTGAACCCCGAGTGGTCCGCGAAGGCCGCCGCCGAACCGGGCGGCAGCCGTATCGCCAACCAGCCGACGGGCGTCTGGCTGGACCGGATCGCTGCCATCAACGGCGTGAACGGTGGCATGGGGCTGCGCGACCACCTCGACGAGGCCCTCACCCAGAAGGGCTCCGGCGAGCTCGTCGTCCAGCTGGTGATCTACAACCTGCCGGGACGTGACTGCGCGGCCCTCGCCTCCAACGGCGAGCTCGGCCCGACGGAGCTCGGCCGCTACAAGACCGAGTACATCGACCCGATCGCCGCGATCCTCGCCGACCCGAAGTACGCCTCGCTGCGGATCGTCACCACGATCGAGATCGACTCGCTGCCGAACCTCGTCACCAACACCGGCAGCCGTCCGACGGCCACCCCGCAGTGCGACGTGATGAAGGCCAACGGCAACTACCAGAAGGGCGTCGGCTACGCCCTCAACAAGCTCGGTGACGCGGCCAACGTCTACAACTACATCGACGCCGGACACCATGGCTGGATCGGCTGGGACGACAACTTCGCCGCCAGCGCCACCGTGATGAAGGAGGCCGCCACCTCCGAGGGCGCCACCGTCAACGACGTGCACGGCTTCATCGCCAACACGGCCAACTACAGCGCCCTGAAGGAGAACAACTTCACCATCAACGACTCCGTGGCCGGCAAGTCGGTCCGCGAGTCGAAGTGGGTCGACTGGAACCGGTACGTCGACGAGCTGTCCTTCGCGCAGGGCTTCCGCAACCAGCTGGTCACGACCGGCTTCAACTCCGGTATCGGCATGCTGATCGACACGTCGAGGAACGGCTGGGGCGGCAGCGCACGGCCTGCCGGTCCGGGTGCGACGACCGACGTCGACACCTACGTCAACGGCGGGCGCTACGACCGCCGTATCCACGTCGGCAACTGGTGCAACCAGTCCGGTGCCGGCCTCGGCGAGCGTCCGCAGGCCAACCCGGCGGCCGGGATCGACGCGTACGTCTGGATCAAGCCGCCGGGTGAGTCCGACGGCTCCAGCACGGCGATCCCGAACGACGAGGGCAAGGGCTTCGACCGGATGTGCGACCCGACCTACACGGGCAACCCGCGCAACGGCAACAGCATGTCCGGCTCCCTGCCGAACGCCCCGCTGTCCGGCCACTGGTTCTCGGCGCAGTTCCAGCAGCTGATGCAGAACGCGTACCCGCCGCTGTCGTAG
- a CDS encoding trans-aconitate 2-methyltransferase, which produces MAHHHHDGGHRAGHHHHDHTDIDWSEMAPHLEAQAELFTPLYEHAMAWLAKRQTEPGLIVDVGSGPGVVACLLADTFPGARIVAVDGSAPLLERARARAERLGVADRFGTLAGELPDVLGDLDYPADLLWAGRSLHHLGDQRAALAAFAARLTQGGTLALQEGGLPARFLPRDLGFGRPGLQARLDALEEEWFAAMRADLPGSVAETEDWPALLASAGLRPTGTRTFLLDLPAPTTDRARAYAVASLTRTREGLGDHLDVDDRATLDRLLDPDDKASVHHRPDVFVLAAQTVYTAVRTK; this is translated from the coding sequence ATGGCGCACCACCACCACGACGGAGGCCACCGGGCCGGCCACCACCACCACGACCACACCGACATCGACTGGAGCGAGATGGCCCCGCACCTGGAGGCCCAGGCGGAGCTGTTCACGCCCCTGTACGAGCACGCCATGGCCTGGCTGGCCAAGCGGCAGACCGAGCCCGGGCTGATCGTGGACGTGGGCAGCGGACCCGGCGTCGTCGCCTGTCTGCTCGCCGACACCTTCCCCGGCGCCCGGATCGTCGCCGTCGACGGATCCGCACCGCTCCTCGAGCGGGCCCGGGCGCGGGCCGAGCGGCTGGGCGTCGCCGACCGCTTCGGCACCCTCGCCGGTGAACTGCCGGACGTCCTCGGCGACTTGGACTACCCGGCCGATCTGCTCTGGGCCGGCCGCAGCCTGCACCACCTCGGCGACCAGCGCGCCGCCCTCGCCGCGTTCGCCGCCCGCCTCACGCAGGGCGGCACCCTGGCCCTGCAGGAGGGCGGCCTGCCGGCCCGGTTCCTGCCGCGCGACCTCGGCTTCGGGCGGCCCGGACTGCAGGCGCGCCTCGACGCGCTGGAGGAGGAGTGGTTCGCCGCGATGCGCGCGGACCTGCCCGGTTCCGTCGCCGAGACCGAGGACTGGCCGGCACTGCTCGCCTCCGCAGGCCTCCGGCCCACCGGCACCCGCACCTTCCTCCTCGACCTGCCCGCGCCGACCACCGACCGGGCCCGCGCTTACGCCGTCGCCTCCCTGACCCGCACCCGCGAGGGTCTCGGGGACCACCTCGACGTCGATGACCGCGCGACCCTCGACCGGCTCCTCGACCCGGACGACAAGGCGAGCGTGCACCACCGGCCGGACGTGTTCGTCCTCGCGGCGCAGACGGTGTACACGGCGGTTCGGACGAAGTGA
- a CDS encoding SDR family oxidoreductase — protein sequence MTGSTMTGSTTTGSAATDSPVALITGGGSGIGAAVARQLLDAGYRVTVTGRGEARLRGFAEELGDPDGLLTIVGSAAEYGDVQAAVDTTLKTFGRLDTVVANAGFATHDSVAEGDPSGWTEMVLTNVLGPALLIRASIDALKETRGRIVLVGSVAGFVPGPGNIYGATKWAVTGLAENTRRQVTDWGVGVTHIAPGRVETPFWDSYGSLPPGHLLTADQIADSVVWAIRQPDGVDINTVVVRPLGQPN from the coding sequence ATGACCGGATCGACCATGACCGGATCGACCACGACCGGATCGGCCGCGACCGACTCTCCGGTCGCGCTCATCACCGGCGGCGGCAGCGGCATCGGCGCCGCGGTCGCGCGACAGCTGCTGGACGCCGGGTACCGGGTCACCGTCACCGGCCGCGGCGAGGCACGGCTGCGGGGCTTCGCCGAGGAACTCGGGGACCCGGACGGCCTGTTGACGATCGTCGGGAGCGCAGCCGAGTACGGCGACGTACAGGCGGCCGTCGACACGACACTCAAGACCTTCGGCCGACTCGACACAGTCGTCGCCAACGCCGGTTTCGCCACCCACGACTCGGTCGCCGAGGGCGACCCGTCCGGCTGGACCGAGATGGTGCTGACCAACGTCCTCGGCCCGGCCCTGCTGATCCGCGCCTCCATCGACGCCCTCAAGGAGACCCGCGGCCGGATCGTCCTCGTCGGCAGCGTCGCCGGGTTCGTGCCCGGGCCGGGCAACATCTACGGGGCGACGAAATGGGCGGTGACCGGGCTCGCCGAGAACACCCGGCGGCAGGTCACCGATTGGGGCGTCGGCGTGACCCACATCGCGCCCGGCCGCGTCGAGACACCGTTCTGGGACAGCTACGGCAGCCTGCCGCCGGGGCATCTGCTGACCGCTGACCAGATCGCCGACTCGGTGGTGTGGGCCATCCGGCAGCCCGACGGCGTCGACATCAACACCGTCGTCGTACGGCCGCTCGGACAGCCCAACTGA